The segment TCCGATGTTCTATACACAGAACGCTGATAAGTTAGCGAAAGCACAAAAGGCACATTCCCGTAAAGTCAAAGGGTCTAATAACAGCGAACGTCAACGCAAGAATGTGGCACGTATCCACAAGAAAACTGCGAACCAGAGAGCAGACCATCATTGGAAACTTGCGATAGACTTGTGCCGTCAGTTCGATATTCTGTTCTTTGAAGACCTCAACTTTGAGGGCATGAAACGCCTTTGGGGGAAACAGATTTCCGACGTTGCCTTCGATGAGTTCATGCAGAAACTGAAGTATCAAGCAAAGAAACCCCAAAGAAACCGGATAAACGGATACGCGCTGTCCTGAAGATTGACCGCTGGACACCTTCTACAAAGTGCTGTTCTGTATGTGGACATAAAAATGAAACCCTAACATTAGCAATCCGTGAATGGCAATGTCCGAAGTGTCATACACATTTGGATAGAGACCAAAACGCTGCACTGAACATTCTTAAGGAAGGGATAGTTTCCTTTGGGTTAGGCGTTGTAAGACCGATTGTTTTGTTTAACAAAATTGTCGGCTGCTCCGTTGAAGCGACCAGTCCGCTTCTCAATTCCACAAATGCTTCTGCTTAACTTTGGCAGAAGCCCCCGACTTCAGTCGGGGGTCTATCACGACTCCTTATACGTTCTGAATGTTTCCAGGCTCAATATATAAATTTTGAGGAGGAAACCCAGACGATAAATCGTTTCGGATCTACAAAACATTCTCAATAAATCTGAGACTTTTTAAGGTGCGTTCGGTATGATGTTCAATGAAGTTACCAAGCAGACGTTTAAGTTCCTGATGATTGCGGGAGGAGGCACGGATACGGTTGAACCGATTCCATTCAGACTTCCGAAGCACTTTCAGCAATTCGCAACTACCGAGTGCGATTGTAAAGGCAGCACCATCTCGATTTTTGCACTCGCCACACAGCACACCGCCGTATCGGACGCTGAAAGCGATGCCGAATCCACCCATCGTTTCACTCTTTACAGCTGAACTGCAATGCACACATCGTGAAAGTTCCGGTCCATACCCTGCACAATCGAGAAACTTAATCTCAAACCCCCGTGCAAGCAACGGGACATCCTCCACATGAACTAAAAATTGGTTGGTGGTGTGAAGGAGATTGAAAATTTCAGGGCTGGCGATTCCCTCTGATGCGATGCTATCCACCAACTCGGCGAAATAGCACCCGTAGGTGATGCGCGTAAAATCGGAGCGAACCACGTCGAATCCGTCAATTAGATTAAAATCGGTGATGTTTTGCAATTCCCGATTCTCGCGATGCTGAAAGAGGAGTGTTCCGTGGTTGAGGAGTTCTAAACGACCACCGAAGCGGCTCTTTGGACTTTTCACGCCGTAAGCGACTGCTTTAATTTTCCCGAAGTCAGGCGTGTAGAAGGTAATGATTTTATGGAATTCTTGAAGGGGAAAGGTGCGAATGACAATCGCTTGGGTCTTTTGGGCTGCCATGGTTTTAGGTGCAGTGGATGCGTTATCACTGACGGAATAAAGTCGGGGCGAGAGGATTTGAACCTCCGACCTCCTGCTCCCGAAGCAGGCGCGCTAGCCGGGCTGCGCTACGCCCCGTTCTCGGATTGTCAAATTTTAATTCCAAATTTGCAATGTTGACACAAATCCCACCCTCTTTGGAAACAAGTACGCTTTAAAAGTCCACCCGCGGAATGAAGTTCAGTGATTCCGATGCTCCTAAGATGCACCACCGATGTCGATATCCGGCATCTGAAGATGAATCCTATGAATGCGTCGTTCATCCGCCTCGAATATGGTAAAACGGATACCGCGGTAGGTAAATTGTGTCCCCCGTTCAGGCACACGCCCAAGGTGGTCCACGACGAAGCCCCCGATCGTATCAATGTTTTCCGCTTCGAGTTCTGTACCGAGTCTCTCATTTAACTCAATAAGATTCAGTCTCGCATCGATCGAATAGGTATTGGCATCCATCTGGACGTAGTCATCCTGTTCATCCATTTCGTCTTCATCGTGGATCTCACCGACAATTTCTTCAATGATATTTTCTAAGGTTACGATCCCAGCGGTACCGCCATATTCATCCACAACGATCGCGATGTGCTGTTTATGTGCCCGAAGTTCTCGGAAGAGCTCTGATATATTCTTGCTCTCCGGTGTGAAGAAAGGACCTCGATCAACGATCAGTTCCCTCAGATTAATCGGTTTGCCTGCCTCCCAGCAATCCAACATATCTTTAACGTGTAAAATTCCGACAATTCGGTCAATGGTTTCTTCGTAGATTGGGATACGGGTATGTCGACAGGCGATTGTTGTCTGCAAAACCTCGTCACCGGGGGTGGTGACTTCAAGACAGACCATATCGGTCCGTGCGACCATAATTTCTCGAACAACTTTGTCCGGTAAGTCTAAAATCCGAGAGATCATTTCTCGGTCATCTGGTTCTAAGATTTCTTGGCTATCGGCGACATTGTCGAGTGTCTCTAAAACCTCTGGGGATACGAGGCTGTCTTGTGCTGATGTAACTTTACCTCCAAAGACACGGACAATAAGGTTGGCGAGAAAATTTAATGGAATTAAGACTAAGAACCCACCCCAATAGATTGCGCGTAGTACACTGAGCGCTCGAATCGTCGCTTCCCCTGTGCTACCCTGCACATAATTCTTCGGGAACAACTCAGTAAAAACGACGAAACAGGCAACTGCGAGTGCCGCATTTGCCACAGGGTATTTCCAAAACGTCATAAATACCATAACGCTGACCACTATTAGAATCGTTTTGGCAGTGATAATAGTCAACGAATAACGGCGTGGGTTGCGCAATAGGGAGGTCAGTAGTTCGTAGCGTTTGCCACCCTCCTCGGCAAACTTGAGAATATCATCTCGCGTTAACCGAGCAAGTAACGCTTCGGCAGCTGAAAACAGGGCATTGAGAATTAAAAGTATGCCTAAGCTAACAAGTTTGATCACTAAGGCTAGGTCGTCCAATTTTTAATTTTACCTTGCGGTTAAACGACGTAGGTTAAAACTTTGCCGTGCCTTCCGTAAGAGTCGCCTGCGCCGTTGTTGCAGGCTACCGGCTTGGTATCACCAAGAACCAGCACACTGTCCTATATCCGCCTGCAAATCGAGGGAACGAAAGATACTTTCCTGTTTTTCAAACATGATCTCGGCTTCTTCTTGCGTCTGATGGTCGTAACCCAAAAGGTGTAGCATGCCATGTACTGTGAGCACTGCGGTTTCGGTTTCGAGGTTCCCGTGAGTTCCGCTGAACCCGTCCGTTGTCGATGCTTGTCGTGCCGCGGTTTCAAGGGATACAACGAGATCTCCGAGCAAACTTGGATTTACATCACTATCTTCACCTTCACGCATTGAAAACGCTAATACATCTGTCGGTGCATCAATGCCACGATAGTCTCGGTTGAGTTGTCTCATGTCAACATCATCTGTCAAGAGGACACTGACCTCGCACGGCTCTGCGTCATGCGCCTCTAACGTTGCACGCACCGCGCTATACACCACCTCTACATCAAAAGTGGTATAGCAACTCGTATTGGTAACCCGAATCAAAACGGTTATCCTTCTCCGTTGGAGACATCCGATGAAGTTACTCCGTTCCGTCTCACATTGTGCGGTGATGCCTGCTCATACGCCTCAACAATGCGTTGGACGAGTTCATGCCGGACGACATCAACCTTGGAAAAATAGACGAATTGGATACCTTTGATATCCGAAAGCACTTCTTGTGCGTCTGCGAGTCCTGAGACCTTATGGTTCGGCAGATCCGTCTGCGTAATATCGCCCGTAACCACCGCTTTTGAATCGAAACCGAGTCGGGTCAAAAACATCTTCATCTGCTCAATAGTGGCGTTTTGTGCTTCATCAAGGACGACAAACGAATTATTGAGTGTCCTGCCTCGCATGAAAGCGATAGGTGCGACTTCAATAACATTGCGTTCAATGTATTTGTCGAGGGCATCCGCGGGCATCATATCATAGAGGGCATCGTACAATGGTCGTAGGTATGGATGGACCTTGTCTGCAATGTCGCCGGGTAGAAAGCCGAGACGTTCACCGGCTTCAACAGCCGGACGCGTCAAGATAATACGACTGACCTGTCCGCTTTTGAGTGCGGAAACCGCCATCGCCATAGCGAGATACGTCTTTCCCGTTCCCGCCGGTCCGATGCCGAAGACCAAGTCGTTGTGCTTAATTGCCTCAACATACCGTTTCTGCCCAGCAGTTTTCGGACGAATCACACCGCGTTTCGAGAATACTGGAATAGACTCGGCTCCAGTTTCACCGAAAACATCTCGTTCACCCGCACCCGACGCTCGAATTACATAGTTGACATCGGTTGCCTGAATGCGTTCACCTTTCCGGATGCGGTGAAGTAGGGATTCGAGAACCGTTGTCACCTGGTTAACTTCTGTGATATCTTCACCAATGACAGCAACGCTGTCACTTTTCAAAACGACGCGAACATCAAACCCATCTTCAATAATTTTCAAGAAGGCATCACTTTGCCCGAAGAGGGCTTGTACTTCAGCGTTGCTCTGTATGGGAACACCCTTCGATTCTTGTTTTTGCAATCGAATTCTAATCCTCCAGCTATTTAAATTGGAAACCTATCGGTTTCACCTTGTGTGGTTTGTCTAAACCTTAGCGCAACTGCTAAAAAATGTCAAATTTTAGGAGTTATACACAATTTGCTTTCTCGACTGCCGAAATTCCGACATCTCCAG is part of the Candidatus Poribacteria bacterium genome and harbors:
- a CDS encoding HlyC/CorC family transporter, with amino-acid sequence MDDLALVIKLVSLGILLILNALFSAAEALLARLTRDDILKFAEEGGKRYELLTSLLRNPRRYSLTIITAKTILIVVSVMVFMTFWKYPVANAALAVACFVVFTELFPKNYVQGSTGEATIRALSVLRAIYWGGFLVLIPLNFLANLIVRVFGGKVTSAQDSLVSPEVLETLDNVADSQEILEPDDREMISRILDLPDKVVREIMVARTDMVCLEVTTPGDEVLQTTIACRHTRIPIYEETIDRIVGILHVKDMLDCWEAGKPINLRELIVDRGPFFTPESKNISELFRELRAHKQHIAIVVDEYGGTAGIVTLENIIEEIVGEIHDEDEMDEQDDYVQMDANTYSIDARLNLIELNERLGTELEAENIDTIGGFVVDHLGRVPERGTQFTYRGIRFTIFEADERRIHRIHLQMPDIDIGGAS
- the recO gene encoding DNA repair protein RecO, with the translated sequence MAAQKTQAIVIRTFPLQEFHKIITFYTPDFGKIKAVAYGVKSPKSRFGGRLELLNHGTLLFQHRENRELQNITDFNLIDGFDVVRSDFTRITYGCYFAELVDSIASEGIASPEIFNLLHTTNQFLVHVEDVPLLARGFEIKFLDCAGYGPELSRCVHCSSAVKSETMGGFGIAFSVRYGGVLCGECKNRDGAAFTIALGSCELLKVLRKSEWNRFNRIRASSRNHQELKRLLGNFIEHHTERTLKSLRFIENVL
- the ybeY gene encoding rRNA maturation RNase YbeY, producing the protein MRVTNTSCYTTFDVEVVYSAVRATLEAHDAEPCEVSVLLTDDVDMRQLNRDYRGIDAPTDVLAFSMREGEDSDVNPSLLGDLVVSLETAARQASTTDGFSGTHGNLETETAVLTVHGMLHLLGYDHQTQEEAEIMFEKQESIFRSLDLQADIGQCAGSW
- a CDS encoding PhoH family protein; protein product: MQKQESKGVPIQSNAEVQALFGQSDAFLKIIEDGFDVRVVLKSDSVAVIGEDITEVNQVTTVLESLLHRIRKGERIQATDVNYVIRASGAGERDVFGETGAESIPVFSKRGVIRPKTAGQKRYVEAIKHNDLVFGIGPAGTGKTYLAMAMAVSALKSGQVSRIILTRPAVEAGERLGFLPGDIADKVHPYLRPLYDALYDMMPADALDKYIERNVIEVAPIAFMRGRTLNNSFVVLDEAQNATIEQMKMFLTRLGFDSKAVVTGDITQTDLPNHKVSGLADAQEVLSDIKGIQFVYFSKVDVVRHELVQRIVEAYEQASPHNVRRNGVTSSDVSNGEG